The Candidatus Binatus sp. DNA segment CGAAGCGATGGAGGAAGGGATCAGGCCGTGGTGCGCGAGCTATGGCGCCGCCGTGGAAGCTCTCGAATACGACTTCGAGGGTAGTTCCGGGATCTCTTACAAAGCCCATGAAGTGCGATTCAGGCACGGCTCGCGGATCACCGCGCTCCCATCTAATCCTGACACCGCTCGTGGCTTCACGGCCAACGTGGTGCTCGACGAGTTCGCGATTCACCGCGACTCCCGCAAGATCTGGTGGGCATTGTTCCCGGCCGTCTCGCGCGGTGATCTGAAGCTTCGTGTCCTGTCCACGCCGAGAGGCAAGGACAACATGTTTTACGAGCTGATGACCGCGGAACATTCTGTGTGGTCGCGCCATACGACCGACATCCACCAGGCGGTCGCTCAAGGACTCGAACGCAATATTGAAGAGCTCCAGGCCGCGGTTTGCGACGACGATCTCTGGGCGCAGGAGTACGAGCTCAAATGGCTTGATGAGGCGTCCGCGTGGTTGACCTACGAGTTGATCACCGCATGCGAAGATCCCGAGGCCGGCAAACCAGAGAAATACCAGGGCGGGTTCTGTTTCATCGGCAACGACATCGCGGCTCGCAATGACCTGTGGGTCGCCT contains these protein-coding regions:
- a CDS encoding terminase large subunit domain-containing protein, which produces EAMEEGIRPWCASYGAAVEALEYDFEGSSGISYKAHEVRFRHGSRITALPSNPDTARGFTANVVLDEFAIHRDSRKIWWALFPAVSRGDLKLRVLSTPRGKDNMFYELMTAEHSVWSRHTTDIHQAVAQGLERNIEELQAAVCDDDLWAQEYELKWLDEASAWLTYELITACEDPEAGKPEKYQGGFCFIGNDIAARNDLWVAWVWELVGDVLWTREVRVLRRATFAEQDAVMAELMGHYRVSRLSMDQTGMGEKPVEDAKRRYSGRVEGVIFTPQAKLAVASLGKAGFEDRRVRIPAGDLALRGDLHKPKKVVGPTGIPRLIAESDGAGHADRFWAAMLGVAAADPGKSPPPEIFLPRDDGW